The sequence GACCGCGACGAGATCCATCACGACCGCATGGTGCGGATGATGGTCGGGCGCGACCTGCGGGCGCTGTACATCCCGCCCGCCGTCGCGGCGCAGCCCGACGCGGTCGAGATCCGCGGCGTTCGCACCGCGACATATCCGGACCATGAGGTGACGCTGTCGGTCGGCCGCGGCGAGATCGTGGGCCTGGCCGGCCTGGTCGGCTCCGGCCGCACCGAGCTGGCGCGCGCCGTGTTCGGCATCGACCGGATGCTGGCCGGCGAGATCCGCCTGGACGGCAAGCCGCTCACCATCGGCACGCCGCGCGCGGCCATTGCCCAGGGCCTGTTCCTGGTGCCGGAGGACCGCAAGCGCAGCGGCCTGGTGCTGGACATGACCATCGCCGAGAACGTCACCCTGCCCGGCCTTCGGCGCGTCGCCAGGCGCTGGCTGATCGACGGCCGCGGCGAGACGAAGGAGGCCGAGGCCCAGCGCGAGAAGCTGCGCATCCGCACGCCGTCCGTCACCACCACCGCGCTGAAGCTGTCCGGCGGCAACCAGCAGAAGATCGTGCTGGCGAAGTGGCTGGCGCTGCAGCCGCGCTTCCTGATCTTCGACGAGCCGACGCGCGGCATCGATGTCGGGGCCAAGTCCGAGATCTACCAGCTGATGCGCAACCTGGCCGACCGCGGCGTGCCGATCCTGATGATCTCCAGCGACATGGAGGAGGTGATCGGCGTCAGCGACCGCATCGCGGTGATGCATGAGGGTCGGATCAGCGGCATTCTCAGCCGTGACCAGTTCAATGAACCCAATGTGATGCAGCTCGCCGTCGGCCGGCCGCTGGCGGCGTAGGGAAAAGGCACCGGGAGGACGTCGGGGACGATGAGGAAGGAACTGGGGCTGGCGGTCCTGATCCTGGTGATCGGCTGCGTTGTGGCGCTGCTGCAGCCGCGCTTCATTTCGGCGGTGAACCTGTTCAACAGGGCCAATCTGGTCGGCCTGTACGGGCTGTTCTCGATCGGCCAGGGGCTGGTGATCATCACCGCCGGCATCGAGCTATCGGTCGGGTCGATGTTCGCGCTGATCGGCGTCGTCTTCGTCGACATGGTGGTGAACTGGGGCTGGTCCTGGCCGCTGGCGCTGGCCGCCGCCATCGCCATGGGCGGGGTGTTCGGCGCCATCCACGGCTTCCTGGTCGCCCGGGTCGGCATCCAGCCCTTCGTCGTCACCCTCTGCGCCCTGCTGATCTACCGCGGCGCCGCCCGCTACTACACCGACGACGCCACCGTCGGCTTCGGCTATGGCGGCGATTTCGACACGCTGGCGAACTTCGCCACCGGCCGCAGCTTCGGCCTTCCCAACACCTTCCTCACCATGGTGGTGGTGGCGCTGGTGATGTGGGTGGTGCTGCACCGCTCGGTGTTCGGCCGCTATCTCTTCGCCGTCGGCAAGAACGAGGAGGCGGCGCGCTATTCCGGCATCAGCACCCGCGCCGTGATCGCCTCGGCCTATGTCATCTGCGGGCTCCTGGCCGGCCTCGCGGCCGTGTTTCTCGCGTTCTACACGAACTCGATCCAGCCCTCGGCGCACGGCAATTTCTACGAGCTCTACGCCATCGCCGCGGCGGTGCTGGGCGGCTGCTCGCTGCGCGGCGGCGAAGGCTCGATCCTCGGCATCATTCTCGGCACCGTTCTGCTGCAGGTGCTGCAGAACCTGGTCAACCTGCTCGGCATCCCCTCCTCGCTCAACTTCGCGGTGATGGGCACGGTGATCCTGATCGGCGTGCTGGCCGACCAGCATCTGCAGAAGCTGCGCGCCGCCCGCCAGGCCCGCGCCGTCCCGGCCGCGGCCGATCGGGCGCCGGCGGTGGCGGGATCGGCGCCGAAGCCTTGACCGGGCGGTCCCGACGAAACGGCGTGCGCCGGGGCAGATCGAGGGTCATGATCATCCCGAGGCGTCACGGCTGACCGCGACGCCTTGGAAGGGAGTCGCCGATGTCCGCATCCGCGATGCCGACCGTGGCGATCGTCGAGCCGCCCGAGAGCGAGCGGGCCATCGCCACCATCCTGCTGGCCTTCGCCGCCGACCCGATCGCCCGCTGGACCTACCCCGACCCGCAACAGTATCTGCTGCATTTCACAGGCTTTATCCGTGGCCTCGGCGGCACGGCCTTCGCCGACGGCACGGCCTGGCAGGTCGACGATCACGCCGGGGCGGCACTGTGGCTGCGGCCGGGCGCCCATTCCGACGGAGAGGCCCTGGAAGCGCTGATCGCAGCGACCATCCCACGGGACAGACAGGGCGAGTTCGGCGCCATGGTCGAGCAGATGGCCCGGTACCACCCCACCGAGCCGCATTGGTATCTGCCCCTGATCGGCGTCGACCCGCTGCACCAAGGCAAGGGGTACGGCGCGGCGCTGCTGCAGGCCGCCCTGCGCCGCTGCGACCAGGACCATCTCCCGGCCTATCTCGACTCGACCAATCCGGCCAATATCGGGCTGTACCGG comes from Inquilinus sp. Marseille-Q2685 and encodes:
- a CDS encoding ABC transporter permease — its product is MRKELGLAVLILVIGCVVALLQPRFISAVNLFNRANLVGLYGLFSIGQGLVIITAGIELSVGSMFALIGVVFVDMVVNWGWSWPLALAAAIAMGGVFGAIHGFLVARVGIQPFVVTLCALLIYRGAARYYTDDATVGFGYGGDFDTLANFATGRSFGLPNTFLTMVVVALVMWVVLHRSVFGRYLFAVGKNEEAARYSGISTRAVIASAYVICGLLAGLAAVFLAFYTNSIQPSAHGNFYELYAIAAAVLGGCSLRGGEGSILGIILGTVLLQVLQNLVNLLGIPSSLNFAVMGTVILIGVLADQHLQKLRAARQARAVPAAADRAPAVAGSAPKP
- a CDS encoding N-acetyltransferase; translated protein: MSASAMPTVAIVEPPESERAIATILLAFAADPIARWTYPDPQQYLLHFTGFIRGLGGTAFADGTAWQVDDHAGAALWLRPGAHSDGEALEALIAATIPRDRQGEFGAMVEQMARYHPTEPHWYLPLIGVDPLHQGKGYGAALLQAALRRCDQDHLPAYLDSTNPANIGLYRRHGFEIMGTIQTESSPLLTPMRRAAR
- a CDS encoding sugar ABC transporter ATP-binding protein, whose amino-acid sequence is MTDIVLAMEGISKTYPGVQALKDVSLTVRRGEVVGLIGENGAGKSTLMKILGGVEAPTTGTVTVGGTQRTALTVQEAIAAGIAFVHQELNLFDNLDVAANVFIGREPRRFGPLKLIDTTRLHADTQRLLDRLGVDFGPATPLAELSIAQQQMVEIAKALSLDARIIIMDEPTSSLTIAETQTLLRVVGELKAAGVATIFITHRLGEIEACADRVVCLRDGRLVGALDRDEIHHDRMVRMMVGRDLRALYIPPAVAAQPDAVEIRGVRTATYPDHEVTLSVGRGEIVGLAGLVGSGRTELARAVFGIDRMLAGEIRLDGKPLTIGTPRAAIAQGLFLVPEDRKRSGLVLDMTIAENVTLPGLRRVARRWLIDGRGETKEAEAQREKLRIRTPSVTTTALKLSGGNQQKIVLAKWLALQPRFLIFDEPTRGIDVGAKSEIYQLMRNLADRGVPILMISSDMEEVIGVSDRIAVMHEGRISGILSRDQFNEPNVMQLAVGRPLAA